A stretch of the Candidatus Binatia bacterium genome encodes the following:
- a CDS encoding MFS transporter: protein MTRRFPADVWSYLLSRFCAATSMTLMRATVAWHIFELSRSPFYLGLVGLVQFVPAFSLLLVGGMVADRYERRRIVMLAQSVALAGAALLAWSTAHGWVTLIVVYAVIFVQAAAAAFDNPARASILPNLVPPADFPRAVTLASTVQALAFATGPALSGMVIAAAGVAAAYGLAGGLLLVAIAGLTRVRPSWPEGTGRAMGWQAMVRGVRFVASRPVVWGCMLLDMLAVIFGGATALLPVYANEILRVGPRGYGILSASLEMGALLTSLALMLLPPIRRAGRALLSAVAVFGVATIVFGLSRWFPLSVAAYMMAGMADQISVVMRSTIVQLNTPDHLRGRVSAINFMFINASNQLGAVESGFVAALTSPTFSVVSGGVGCLLVVAAIALRVPALRTYTIRGEIRP from the coding sequence ATGACTCGTCGGTTCCCCGCCGATGTGTGGTCGTATTTGCTCAGCCGGTTCTGTGCGGCCACGTCGATGACGCTCATGCGCGCCACGGTGGCGTGGCACATTTTCGAACTCTCGCGCTCGCCGTTTTACCTCGGGCTCGTCGGACTCGTGCAGTTCGTGCCCGCATTTTCCCTGCTCCTGGTCGGCGGCATGGTGGCCGATCGCTACGAGCGGCGCCGCATCGTGATGCTGGCGCAGTCGGTAGCGCTTGCGGGTGCAGCGCTGCTAGCGTGGAGCACCGCGCACGGGTGGGTGACGCTGATCGTGGTATACGCGGTGATTTTTGTTCAGGCCGCCGCCGCGGCATTCGACAATCCTGCGCGCGCTTCGATCTTGCCGAATCTCGTGCCCCCGGCAGACTTTCCCCGGGCAGTGACGCTGGCTTCCACCGTCCAAGCGTTAGCTTTTGCCACTGGCCCGGCGCTCAGTGGAATGGTGATTGCGGCAGCAGGAGTTGCTGCGGCCTATGGGCTGGCGGGCGGTTTGTTGTTGGTGGCGATTGCGGGGCTGACGCGCGTGCGACCGAGTTGGCCCGAGGGCACGGGGCGCGCCATGGGCTGGCAGGCGATGGTGCGAGGGGTGCGCTTCGTGGCCAGTCGGCCGGTGGTGTGGGGTTGCATGCTGCTCGACATGCTGGCGGTGATCTTCGGCGGTGCGACGGCGTTGCTCCCAGTGTACGCGAACGAGATCCTGCGCGTGGGTCCGCGCGGCTACGGGATCCTGTCGGCCTCCTTGGAAATGGGCGCCTTGCTGACCTCGCTTGCCCTGATGCTGTTGCCGCCGATCCGGCGGGCTGGCCGCGCTCTGCTGTCGGCTGTGGCGGTGTTCGGCGTCGCCACCATCGTCTTCGGCCTATCGCGCTGGTTTCCTTTGTCGGTTGCAGCGTACATGATGGCCGGCATGGCGGATCAAATCAGTGTGGTGATGCGCAGCACGATCGTGCAACTGAATACCCCTGATCATTTGCGCGGGCGGGTGAGTGCGATCAATTTCATGTTCATCAACGCCTCGAATCAACTCGGCGCCGTGGAATCGGGCTTCGTGGCGGCGCTGACCTCGCCGACGTTTTCCGTGGTGAGCGGCGGCGTGGGTTGCCTGCTGGTGGTCGCTGCCATTGCGCTCCGTGTTCCTGCATTACGCACCTACACGATCCGCGGCGAAATTCGGCCTTGA
- a CDS encoding DUF58 domain-containing protein: MLTTEQLRAIRKIQIHTSHLVSDFFAGAYHSVFKGRGMEFSEVRPYVPGDDVRTIDWNVTARTGTPHVKRYVEERELAVMLLVDASRSTRFGSVRQLKSELAAELAALLAFAAIRNNDKVGLILFTDQVEHSLRPKKGTRHVLRVVRDVLSFVPRGHSTSLTAAIEHLVHVHKRRSVVFVLSDFLDPEGYAALKLARQRHDLIAIVLDDPRDFELPPLGLLRLTDPETGRTLLVDSSHPQVRRRFTEQARAFAEERLRRLRACDVDTVVVRTDEPYAPALVRFFRTREKRR; this comes from the coding sequence ATGCTCACGACGGAACAACTGCGAGCAATCCGCAAGATTCAAATCCACACCAGTCACTTGGTGAGCGACTTTTTTGCCGGAGCGTACCATAGCGTCTTCAAAGGCCGCGGGATGGAGTTTTCTGAAGTGCGCCCCTACGTGCCCGGCGACGACGTGCGCACCATCGATTGGAACGTCACAGCCCGCACCGGCACGCCCCACGTGAAGCGCTATGTGGAAGAACGGGAACTCGCGGTGATGCTGCTCGTCGATGCCAGCCGCTCTACTCGCTTTGGGTCTGTTCGCCAATTGAAAAGCGAACTCGCGGCCGAGCTGGCCGCGCTGCTCGCCTTCGCTGCCATCCGCAACAACGATAAAGTCGGCCTGATCTTATTCACCGACCAGGTGGAGCACTCCCTGCGGCCGAAAAAAGGGACGCGGCATGTGCTGCGCGTGGTGCGCGACGTGTTGTCGTTCGTTCCGCGCGGGCACAGCACCAGCCTCACCGCCGCCATTGAGCATCTCGTCCATGTGCACAAACGCCGCTCGGTCGTCTTCGTCCTGTCGGATTTTCTCGACCCCGAGGGCTATGCCGCACTGAAACTCGCCCGCCAACGGCACGACTTGATCGCCATCGTGCTCGACGACCCGCGCGATTTCGAATTGCCCCCGCTCGGGTTGCTCCGGCTCACCGATCCGGAAACCGGGCGCACTCTGCTCGTCGATAGCTCCCACCCGCAAGTGCGCCGCCGCTTTACCGAGCAGGCCCGCGCGTTTGCCGAGGAGCGCTTGCGCCGTCTGCGCGCCTGCGATGTGGATACTGTTGTCGTCCGCACCGACGAACCCTACGCGCCTGCGCTGGTGCGCTTTTTCCGCACGCGGGAGAAACGCCGATGA
- a CDS encoding VWA domain-containing protein: MQLEYPWVLLLLAFLPLLLWWWNRPTTNEAAPLPFFPHLPSAPLGRVRWQWLPNALRTLCLAALVVAASRPQYGTAESEYRGEGIDIVLAVDISGSMLAEDFTKPSGERANRLEVVKDVVREFVARRRNDRIGLVVFAGRPYTQCPLTLDHGWLLRNLERVQIGMIEDGTAIGSALATAAGRLEASDAKSKVIVLLTDGQNNAGKVSPKTAAEAAATLGIRVYTIGAGTRGLAPFPARDVFGNRVYRPMPVDVDEATLQEVAELTGGRYFRATDTASLRQVYNEIDRMERTEFTAPRYHAYEDAYPWFILAGLLLYVSELVLRHTWLRVVP, encoded by the coding sequence GTGCAGCTTGAGTATCCGTGGGTACTGCTGCTGCTCGCATTTCTGCCCTTGCTCCTCTGGTGGTGGAACCGTCCCACGACGAACGAGGCGGCTCCTCTGCCCTTTTTTCCGCACCTGCCCAGCGCTCCCCTCGGACGCGTCCGCTGGCAATGGCTGCCGAACGCCCTCCGCACCCTCTGCCTCGCCGCGCTCGTGGTGGCCGCCAGCCGCCCGCAGTACGGCACGGCGGAAAGCGAGTACCGCGGCGAAGGTATCGATATTGTCTTGGCCGTCGATATCTCCGGCAGCATGTTGGCGGAGGATTTCACCAAGCCTTCCGGGGAGCGCGCCAACCGCCTCGAAGTGGTCAAAGACGTTGTGCGCGAGTTCGTGGCGCGCCGGCGCAACGATCGCATTGGCCTGGTGGTGTTTGCGGGTCGGCCGTACACGCAGTGCCCGCTCACGCTCGATCACGGCTGGCTACTGCGCAACCTGGAGCGCGTGCAAATCGGGATGATCGAAGATGGCACGGCCATCGGATCGGCGCTGGCGACCGCCGCTGGGCGCCTGGAGGCTTCGGACGCCAAAAGTAAAGTCATCGTGCTGCTCACCGACGGGCAAAACAATGCTGGAAAGGTGTCGCCGAAAACAGCCGCGGAAGCTGCCGCCACCCTCGGTATTCGTGTGTACACCATCGGCGCGGGCACCCGCGGACTGGCCCCGTTTCCCGCCCGCGATGTGTTCGGGAATCGGGTGTACCGGCCCATGCCGGTGGATGTCGACGAAGCCACGCTACAAGAAGTCGCCGAGCTCACCGGCGGTCGGTACTTCCGCGCCACCGACACTGCGAGCTTGCGGCAAGTGTACAACGAGATCGACCGCATGGAGCGCACCGAGTTTACCGCCCCGCGCTACCACGCGTACGAAGACGCCTATCCGTGGTTTATTCTCGCTGGCCTGTTGTTGTACGTCAGCGAGCTCGTCCTTCGCCACACTTGGCTTCGGGTGGTGCCGTGA
- a CDS encoding VWA domain-containing protein: MTIPWYKPTLLVLLALVPLLVVLLALAERRRRRAYERFAALHLWHKFAPSARLEPEGWSWAVPALTVVLLTAAAAGPQWGFRWQEVRGQGIDLVIALDTSRSMLAQDVKPSRLLRAKLEIQDLVKKLRGDRVALVAFAGTAFTQCPLTLDYNAFLETLRATDVGIVPRGGTSLAAAIRTALQAFEGHEGTYRAVVLLTDGEDHEGGVDEAIELAAQSGVRIYTVGVGSPEGELIPTSEKGQGGFLKDRRGQVVKSRLDEVTLQKIAEKTGGAFLRGSTSQLGLETLYEEHLAKLDKRERKSTLEKRMEHRFWWLLAPAVLLLVFEPYWLVRRAARQTRGGQR, translated from the coding sequence GTGACGATTCCCTGGTACAAACCAACGCTGTTGGTGCTCCTTGCCCTCGTGCCACTGCTCGTGGTGCTGCTCGCCCTTGCGGAGCGACGGCGCCGCCGCGCCTACGAGCGGTTTGCGGCGCTGCACCTCTGGCACAAGTTCGCCCCCTCGGCACGGCTCGAGCCCGAGGGCTGGTCGTGGGCAGTGCCCGCGCTCACGGTCGTGCTGCTCACTGCTGCGGCTGCTGGCCCGCAGTGGGGCTTTCGTTGGCAAGAGGTGCGGGGGCAAGGGATCGACCTGGTGATTGCCCTCGACACTTCGCGCAGCATGCTGGCGCAAGACGTCAAGCCGAGCCGCTTGCTGCGCGCCAAACTGGAAATCCAGGACTTGGTCAAAAAGCTCCGCGGCGATCGTGTGGCGTTGGTGGCCTTCGCGGGCACCGCCTTCACTCAGTGCCCGCTCACCCTGGACTACAATGCTTTCTTGGAAACGCTGCGGGCCACCGACGTCGGCATCGTTCCGCGCGGCGGCACATCGCTAGCGGCTGCCATCCGCACGGCCCTGCAGGCCTTCGAGGGTCACGAAGGCACGTACCGCGCGGTGGTGTTGCTGACCGACGGGGAAGACCATGAAGGCGGGGTAGACGAGGCGATTGAGCTCGCTGCCCAAAGCGGGGTGAGAATTTACACCGTGGGCGTCGGCTCCCCGGAGGGCGAACTCATCCCTACGAGCGAGAAGGGACAGGGAGGCTTCCTCAAAGATCGTCGCGGGCAGGTGGTGAAGTCGCGCCTCGATGAGGTCACCCTGCAAAAAATTGCGGAGAAAACTGGCGGTGCGTTCCTGCGCGGCAGCACGAGCCAACTCGGCTTGGAAACACTGTACGAGGAACACTTAGCCAAGCTCGACAAGCGCGAGCGCAAGAGCACGCTCGAAAAGCGGATGGAGCATCGCTTCTGGTGGCTGCTTGCACCTGCGGTCCTGTTGCTCGTCTTCGAACCCTACTGGCTCGTCCGCCGCGCCGCGCGGCAAACAAGAGGAGGTCAGCGGTGA
- a CDS encoding MoxR family ATPase translates to MEAGTSLLQEQLRQEATQLFRVREEIGRVIVGQRALVDRLLIGLLANGHVLLEGVPGLAKTLSIKTLARTIDASFQRVQFTPDLLPADLIGTLVYQPQNGTFTTKKGPIFANIVLADEINRAPAKVQSALLEAMQERQVTIGEETHPLPDPFLVLATQNPIEQEGTYPLPEAQVDRFMLKLTIQYPSKSEERQILDRMASTLPPPEPAPVLSTRDIVRLRQLVDQVYVDDKIKDYIVDLVFATREPQAYQLDLQRWIQYGASPRATLYLTLAAKAHALLQGRGYVTPQDVKSLAPDVLRHRVIVSYEAEAEDITADEIVKRVLDGVPVP, encoded by the coding sequence ATGGAAGCAGGAACGAGTTTGTTGCAAGAGCAACTGCGTCAAGAAGCCACCCAGCTCTTTCGCGTGCGCGAAGAAATTGGCCGGGTCATCGTCGGCCAGCGCGCGCTGGTCGACCGCCTGCTCATCGGCTTGCTCGCAAACGGCCACGTGCTCCTCGAAGGAGTGCCGGGCTTGGCCAAGACCTTGTCGATCAAAACCTTGGCGCGCACGATCGACGCGAGTTTCCAGCGCGTGCAGTTCACGCCCGATCTGCTGCCGGCCGACTTAATCGGCACCCTCGTCTACCAGCCGCAAAACGGCACGTTCACCACGAAGAAGGGGCCGATCTTCGCCAACATCGTGTTGGCCGACGAAATCAATCGCGCCCCGGCCAAGGTACAAAGTGCCTTGCTCGAGGCGATGCAAGAGCGGCAAGTGACCATCGGCGAAGAAACCCACCCGCTTCCCGATCCCTTCCTCGTGTTGGCCACCCAAAACCCCATCGAACAAGAAGGCACGTACCCGCTGCCCGAAGCACAAGTGGATCGCTTCATGCTGAAGCTCACCATCCAGTACCCGAGTAAAAGCGAGGAACGGCAGATTCTCGACCGCATGGCCTCCACCTTACCGCCCCCGGAGCCGGCGCCGGTGCTCTCCACGCGCGACATCGTGCGGCTCCGCCAACTCGTCGACCAAGTGTACGTGGACGACAAGATCAAGGACTACATTGTCGACCTGGTGTTCGCCACACGCGAGCCTCAAGCATACCAGCTCGACCTGCAGCGCTGGATTCAGTACGGCGCCTCGCCCCGCGCCACGTTGTACTTAACCCTGGCGGCCAAGGCCCACGCCCTCCTGCAAGGCCGCGGCTACGTCACCCCCCAGGACGTGAAATCCCTGGCGCCGGACGTGCTCCGGCACCGCGTCATTGTCTCCTACGAAGCCGAGGCCGAGGACATCACAGCTGACGAAATCGTCAAACGCGTGCTCGATGGCGTTCCCGTACCGTGA
- a CDS encoding bifunctional methionine sulfoxide reductase B/A protein, whose protein sequence is MRPRYSPSLYDITPLSREEVERLAARLDAEAYRVTQRAGTEPPFCGQFVDHHEPGVYACVVCGLPLYKSEHKFHSGTGWPSFYREFDRAHVERRLDLSHGMVRTEIVCVRCGAHLGHVFDDGPPPTGERHCLNSAALTFYKEGEPLPPESQPVPAEVAYFAGGCFWGIEHYFQQGPGVIDAVSGYMQGHVEQPTYEQVCSGNTGHAETVKVVYDPRRITYRRLLEAFFRMHDPTQWNRQGPDIGEQYRSGIWYVNEEQRRQAEEYIKDLEASGRYGGRKIVTLVEPAKTFWPAEDYHQDYIAKTGRPCHVSNPWE, encoded by the coding sequence ATGCGTCCGCGTTATTCCCCGTCGCTGTACGACATCACCCCGCTGTCGCGCGAGGAAGTGGAGCGCCTGGCTGCGCGGCTCGATGCTGAGGCCTACCGTGTGACCCAGCGCGCAGGAACCGAGCCGCCGTTTTGCGGGCAGTTTGTCGATCATCACGAGCCCGGGGTGTACGCGTGCGTGGTGTGCGGGCTTCCGCTGTACAAGAGCGAGCACAAGTTCCACTCTGGCACCGGGTGGCCGTCGTTCTATCGGGAGTTCGACCGCGCGCACGTAGAGCGCCGATTGGACTTGTCGCACGGGATGGTGCGCACGGAGATTGTTTGCGTGCGGTGCGGAGCGCACTTAGGGCATGTGTTCGATGACGGTCCGCCGCCCACGGGAGAGCGGCACTGTCTCAACTCCGCCGCACTCACGTTTTACAAGGAGGGCGAGCCGCTGCCGCCGGAAAGCCAGCCCGTGCCGGCGGAAGTGGCCTATTTTGCCGGTGGCTGTTTTTGGGGCATCGAGCATTATTTCCAGCAGGGCCCGGGGGTGATCGATGCGGTGTCGGGCTACATGCAGGGGCACGTGGAGCAGCCGACGTACGAGCAAGTCTGCTCAGGCAACACCGGGCATGCGGAGACGGTCAAGGTGGTGTACGACCCGCGCCGCATCACCTACCGGCGGCTGCTAGAGGCGTTTTTCCGCATGCACGACCCCACGCAGTGGAACCGCCAGGGCCCGGACATTGGCGAGCAGTACCGCTCAGGCATTTGGTACGTGAACGAAGAACAGCGGCGGCAGGCGGAAGAGTACATCAAGGATCTCGAGGCGAGTGGCCGCTACGGCGGGCGCAAAATTGTAACGCTGGTGGAACCGGCAAAAACCTTTTGGCCAGCCGAGGATTACCATCAGGATTACATCGCCAAGACCGGACGCCCCTGCCACGTGTCGAACCCCTGGGAGTAA
- a CDS encoding BatD family protein has product MTAARIRIPLPVLLCLLLAAAAPQPAASQESPPPLQTTATPEAAASPDTPLVLVRAHAEPAHVTIGDRLRYTIEVEAPEGTKLSVPVLAERIGVFEIVDFGSEPPRSHNGRVRTAHWYTLTTFDTGRYVLPAPTVQVQQGEGKHAVQGNEVTVEVRSVLPKNEGATDIRDIKPLVSAPRDYRPLYFGAASLAGLLALAAALWFLFNRPKKAYVVPPPPPHEIALRALDRLWARHDLQEGRWEPYYVELSSIVRKYLEERFHLRAPEMTTEEFLAAARTDSRLTAAQRELLADFLVQADLVKFARAVPSFADAEAAYRSARRFVDETKLTTTAEEERRAA; this is encoded by the coding sequence ATGACAGCTGCCCGTATCCGCATCCCGTTACCAGTTCTGCTCTGCCTCTTGCTCGCTGCCGCCGCACCCCAGCCCGCTGCCAGCCAGGAGTCGCCCCCTCCGTTGCAAACCACGGCAACCCCGGAAGCCGCGGCTTCACCGGACACTCCCTTGGTACTCGTGCGCGCCCACGCCGAGCCTGCACACGTCACCATTGGCGACCGCCTGCGCTACACGATCGAGGTGGAGGCGCCGGAAGGAACCAAGCTCAGCGTGCCCGTGCTCGCGGAGCGCATAGGGGTGTTCGAAATTGTCGACTTCGGCTCGGAACCGCCCCGCAGCCACAACGGCCGCGTGCGCACCGCTCACTGGTACACACTCACCACCTTCGACACTGGCCGCTACGTGCTGCCCGCGCCCACCGTGCAGGTGCAACAGGGAGAAGGGAAACACGCGGTGCAAGGCAACGAGGTCACTGTCGAAGTCCGCAGTGTGCTTCCGAAGAACGAAGGGGCCACCGACATCCGCGACATCAAGCCGCTGGTCTCGGCACCGAGAGACTACCGTCCGTTGTACTTCGGAGCCGCCTCGCTCGCAGGCTTGCTCGCACTCGCCGCGGCTCTGTGGTTTCTCTTCAATCGCCCCAAGAAGGCCTACGTAGTCCCACCGCCTCCGCCGCACGAGATCGCCCTGCGCGCGCTCGATCGCTTGTGGGCGCGGCACGATCTCCAAGAAGGGCGCTGGGAGCCTTACTACGTTGAACTCAGCAGCATCGTGCGGAAGTACTTGGAGGAGCGCTTCCATCTCCGCGCTCCGGAAATGACCACGGAAGAATTTCTCGCTGCCGCCCGCACCGACAGCCGCCTCACGGCCGCGCAGCGCGAGTTGCTTGCCGACTTCCTCGTGCAAGCCGATTTGGTGAAGTTTGCGCGCGCGGTGCCGAGCTTCGCCGATGCCGAGGCTGCCTACCGCAGCGCCCGCCGCTTCGTCGACGAAACCAAACTGACTACAACTGCGGAGGAGGAACGCCGTGCAGCTTGA
- a CDS encoding BatD family protein, with translation MLYARGSVRKGRDGAKAFACIVLGALLTTTAPQPAIAAIEVRATLQPPTVQAGEAALLSIEIAGAQDAPAPTIAATEGVRVEYIGPATQVTIINGRMQASVQHRYSVTAEKPGTYRLGPFTVLHGGQRYEAQAVTLHVAGRGQATSPYGGALRLVVRVPRTRLYLREKVPVEVALYVGAVRAGDLQYPSLPADGCALDRFQEPTQTQEEIDGVTYTVVRFASSLTPLRTGTLVLGPATTRLNVYERRRGGFFDDPFFSQRRPVSLESEPVTLEVLPLPEEGKPATFSGAVGRFSLAVQASPTELTVGDPITLRIVLRGQGNLDGVSPPALRESPAWRVYEPHAVNAEAGEFVFEQVAIPTERVSSLPPIEFSYFDPEAGRYHTERSRPIEVTVRPRAESPPALAAPATPTAPSETLGRDIVYIKEEPGRWVRLHERSAPALVAVHGGLLVVPVAAYLFDRRRRQQAADALFQQRTAARKVAARVLAECTAARSAGDPQRFYDVIATGLREYLRQRFALPPGRLDAATVPELPIDPPLRADVARLLEACEEVRFGQQVSAAAVEEHWQLFQRVLEESDGKSQRAWRWRFWLLAWLLCSVARQASAAVPDAWFHQGNSAYAAQDYAAAIAAYEKVVDQGVGSANLFFNLGNAYYKLGNLGKAILNYERAHALAPRDADILANLEFARSEARAPACAAPWWERAMFPLAPRVSRASLWQTASFVYLLALGLWTVAFLHPTWRKRWQQLAVAATFMALAAATNALWADVARPWSRTGITLMPAVARFAPEPQATEYFRLPAGAAVKIRERRGDWLLAQRCDGRRGWVQAREVEALAPLPPHR, from the coding sequence GTGCTTTACGCGAGGGGATCAGTGCGGAAAGGCCGAGACGGCGCCAAGGCCTTTGCCTGCATCGTGCTCGGTGCGCTGCTGACGACCACCGCACCCCAACCGGCGATCGCGGCCATCGAGGTGCGCGCCACGTTGCAGCCGCCCACCGTGCAGGCGGGCGAGGCCGCCCTGCTCAGCATCGAAATCGCCGGGGCGCAAGATGCGCCTGCTCCAACGATCGCAGCCACGGAGGGCGTGCGTGTCGAATACATCGGCCCGGCCACGCAGGTGACCATCATCAACGGCCGGATGCAGGCGTCGGTGCAGCACCGCTACAGCGTCACGGCGGAAAAACCGGGCACCTACCGCCTCGGTCCGTTCACCGTGCTGCACGGCGGCCAGCGGTACGAGGCGCAAGCGGTCACCCTGCACGTGGCCGGCCGCGGGCAGGCCACAAGCCCGTACGGGGGCGCCTTGCGCCTGGTCGTCCGCGTTCCCCGCACCCGCTTGTACCTGCGCGAAAAAGTGCCCGTGGAGGTGGCGTTGTATGTCGGGGCGGTACGGGCTGGCGACTTGCAATACCCGAGCTTGCCCGCGGACGGGTGTGCTCTCGATCGCTTCCAAGAGCCCACACAAACGCAAGAGGAGATCGACGGGGTTACCTACACCGTGGTGCGCTTTGCCTCTTCTCTCACGCCCCTGCGCACCGGCACTCTGGTGCTCGGTCCGGCAACCACCCGCCTCAACGTGTACGAGCGGCGTCGCGGTGGGTTTTTTGACGATCCCTTTTTCTCGCAGCGGCGCCCCGTGAGTTTGGAAAGCGAACCCGTGACGCTCGAAGTGCTGCCGCTTCCGGAAGAAGGCAAACCCGCTACGTTCAGCGGTGCCGTGGGGCGCTTTTCGCTGGCTGTGCAGGCAAGCCCGACCGAACTGACCGTGGGCGATCCGATCACGCTCCGGATCGTTCTCCGCGGGCAAGGCAATCTCGACGGTGTGTCCCCGCCCGCGCTGCGCGAGTCGCCCGCCTGGCGGGTGTACGAGCCGCATGCGGTGAACGCGGAAGCGGGCGAGTTCGTTTTCGAGCAGGTGGCGATTCCCACCGAGCGAGTCAGCAGCCTGCCACCCATCGAGTTCAGCTACTTCGACCCCGAAGCGGGCCGTTACCACACGGAGCGCAGCCGCCCGATCGAAGTTACCGTGCGCCCGCGCGCCGAAAGCCCGCCAGCGCTGGCTGCTCCTGCGACACCCACGGCTCCGAGCGAGACGCTCGGGCGCGACATTGTGTACATCAAGGAAGAACCGGGGCGGTGGGTGCGCTTGCATGAGCGCAGTGCGCCCGCGCTCGTTGCCGTGCACGGCGGGCTTCTCGTTGTGCCCGTGGCCGCCTACCTCTTCGATCGCCGCCGGCGCCAACAAGCGGCCGATGCCCTTTTCCAGCAGCGCACCGCAGCCCGGAAAGTGGCTGCACGCGTGCTTGCCGAGTGTACGGCCGCGCGCTCTGCCGGCGACCCGCAGCGGTTTTATGACGTCATCGCCACCGGTTTGCGGGAATACTTGCGGCAGCGCTTTGCCTTACCCCCGGGCCGGCTCGACGCGGCAACTGTTCCGGAGCTCCCGATTGACCCGCCCCTCCGTGCCGATGTCGCCCGCCTTCTGGAAGCGTGCGAAGAGGTGCGTTTCGGTCAGCAAGTTTCAGCCGCCGCGGTGGAGGAGCACTGGCAACTGTTTCAGCGCGTGCTTGAAGAAAGCGACGGCAAAAGCCAGCGCGCTTGGCGCTGGCGCTTTTGGCTGCTCGCTTGGCTCCTGTGCAGCGTGGCGCGCCAGGCGTCGGCGGCCGTGCCCGACGCCTGGTTTCACCAGGGGAACAGCGCGTATGCGGCGCAAGACTACGCTGCTGCCATTGCTGCCTATGAGAAGGTGGTGGACCAAGGAGTGGGCTCAGCAAACCTGTTCTTCAACCTCGGCAACGCGTACTACAAGCTCGGCAACCTCGGCAAAGCCATTCTCAACTACGAGCGCGCCCACGCGCTCGCCCCGCGCGATGCCGACATCCTGGCCAATCTCGAGTTTGCCCGCAGCGAGGCGCGCGCCCCTGCGTGTGCGGCGCCGTGGTGGGAGCGAGCGATGTTTCCACTGGCGCCGCGCGTGTCGCGCGCCAGCCTGTGGCAGACCGCTTCGTTCGTTTACCTGCTCGCGTTGGGTTTGTGGACGGTAGCCTTCCTCCACCCAACCTGGCGCAAGCGCTGGCAGCAACTCGCGGTTGCGGCCACATTCATGGCGCTTGCGGCAGCAACGAACGCCCTGTGGGCGGACGTGGCTCGCCCGTGGAGTCGAACGGGAATCACATTAATGCCGGCGGTGGCACGATTTGCCCCGGAACCCCAAGCGACCGAATACTTCCGCTTACCTGCCGGAGCGGCGGTGAAGATTCGCGAACGACGCGGAGATTGGCTGCTCGCACAACGCTGCGATGGCCGGCGCGGCTGGGTGCAAGCTCGAGAGGTGGAAGCGTTGGCTCCGCTACCACCGCACCGTTGA
- a CDS encoding tetratricopeptide repeat protein encodes MSVLAVLPLLFLGSSWLAPANDNLRAAERLLGEGKAEAAVDKLGQALADEPDSPLIAYNLGNAHYRAKQYEAAVQAYRRVRADKADPELAARAIYNSANALFRIAQGQEQDRPQEALAKYAEALVEYRRALSRAPNDEDAKFNYEYTQRKMEELRKRLEETAKQQPTPPAGEQQPPPTPANQEQAAEQTPPAPSDSSGQQQQAQDQQEHSEQQAGGQNAPSEPRASQEEQAQAPSGAETSEEESTGEPQGGAGTGEAVASSSEEARDRREARALIDTARQEELSPMEFWRQQQHGVVAEPAQDW; translated from the coding sequence GTGAGCGTCCTCGCAGTGTTGCCCTTGCTCTTCCTCGGCAGCTCGTGGCTCGCCCCGGCAAACGACAACCTGCGGGCTGCGGAACGGTTGCTCGGCGAAGGGAAAGCCGAAGCTGCGGTGGACAAACTCGGCCAGGCACTCGCCGACGAGCCGGACTCGCCGCTGATTGCGTACAACCTCGGCAACGCCCACTACCGTGCCAAACAGTACGAAGCCGCAGTGCAAGCATACCGGCGGGTGCGGGCGGACAAAGCCGACCCGGAGTTGGCCGCCCGCGCGATTTACAACAGCGCGAACGCGCTCTTCCGCATCGCACAAGGGCAAGAGCAGGATCGCCCCCAAGAAGCTCTAGCCAAGTACGCCGAAGCGCTCGTCGAGTACCGGCGCGCGCTGAGCCGCGCCCCCAACGACGAGGACGCCAAGTTCAACTACGAATACACGCAGCGAAAAATGGAAGAACTCCGCAAACGCCTGGAGGAAACGGCCAAGCAGCAGCCCACACCGCCTGCGGGCGAGCAGCAGCCGCCGCCGACGCCCGCGAACCAGGAGCAAGCAGCGGAACAAACCCCACCGGCGCCCTCCGACAGCAGCGGCCAGCAACAGCAAGCACAGGACCAACAAGAACACTCCGAGCAGCAAGCCGGGGGGCAAAATGCGCCGAGCGAGCCGCGAGCGAGCCAAGAAGAACAAGCACAAGCGCCGAGCGGTGCAGAGACCAGCGAGGAGGAAAGCACTGGCGAACCGCAGGGGGGAGCCGGCACGGGGGAGGCCGTGGCTTCCAGTAGCGAGGAAGCACGCGATCGGCGTGAGGCTCGCGCGCTCATCGATACGGCGCGTCAAGAGGAACTGTCGCCGATGGAATTCTGGCGGCAGCAACAGCACGGCGTGGTGGCAGAGCCGGCGCAAGACTGGTGA